The Odocoileus virginianus isolate 20LAN1187 ecotype Illinois chromosome 27, Ovbor_1.2, whole genome shotgun sequence genome has a window encoding:
- the ZNF451 gene encoding E3 SUMO-protein ligase ZNF451 isoform X6 has protein sequence MGDPGSEILECVPPAGPEASESTVEENEDDIQFVSEGPLRPVLEYIDLVSSDDDEPSTSQRERMPESKVPSSESRRPEMCSGCSAPPPSGDSSSSSGRCASSPQRMVSHPSSVENPLETQRNDHSNSGIKISETETLEPSQNYQILPPSPLLVPQESLASSEVKEGLPIESPASQHGQDALLYLQTQVAEMSRVIRDLQSRSCFRFHHSRTGEASSVPWDISTSREEHLSAVEEETECKSPSADDKGQPADPSQSSFTGLLKRMEQRGVIKRVTLQSEAELCEGKPDCVTSKKRLVPPLHPLLRIATAEVFKDPADCHPSSFMGHRVYPVAKDTSPFQPHPPAGGPIVAALEHSRRGDATSPLDPTSKEMEAMGCRFYHAASIAARAASYMAYMTQYQRKLWEDMEDLVHDPEFDRGKARCIISDGMDAGLWQLCTTRDIMDSVVRVMAMAVDYRRQAWLRLTSLTKKTQEKISHLPFDGTCLFGQDVNAVVAEENSVKENDYKDHSRYYNQHRYFYSHDQKAHYHNRGYSRGDWYKPRNHPYRYRKRGDSPERHGYKN, from the exons ATGGGAGACCCAGGGTCTGAG ATTCTAGAATGTGTCCCTCCAGCTGGGCCTGAGGCGTCCGAGTCAACCGTGGAGGAAAACGAAGATGACATCCAGTTTGTGAGT GAAGGACCACTGAGGCCTGTTCTGGAATACATCGACCTGGTCAGCAGTGATGATGACGAGCCTAGCACCTCTCAACGTGAG AGAATGCCTGAGTCTAAGGTGCCATCCTCAGAGAGTCGTCGCCCAGAAATGTGCTCTGGCTGCAGTGCTCCTCCTCCCAGTGGAGACAGCAGTTCCTCCTCTGGGCGCTGCGCCAGCAGTCCTCAAAGGATGGTTTCTCACCCTTCTTCTGTTGAGAACCCATTGGAGACCCAGAGAAATGATCACAGTAATTCAGGTATTAAGATCTCTGAGACAGAGACACTTGAGCCGTCACAGAATTACCAGATTCTGCCTCCATCTCCACTCCTGGTCCCCCAAGAGTCCTTGGCCTCCTCAGAGGTCAAGGAGGGTTTGCCCATAGAGTCTCCAGCTTCCCAGCACGGGCAGGATGCCCTCCTCTATCTCCAGACACAGGTGGCTGAGATGTCTCGAGTGATACGTGACCTGCAGTCCAGGAGCTGCTTTCGATTTCATCATTCCCGGACAGGTGAGGCCTCCTCGGTTCCTTGGGACATCTCTACCTCCAGAGAAGAACACTTATCCGCAGTCGAGGAAGAGACTGAGTGCAAGTCCCCCTCGGCTGATGACAAAGGGCAGCCAGCTGACCCCAGTCAGTCCAGCTTCACAGGGCTGTTGAAAAGAATGGAGCAGAGAGGTGTTATCAAGAGAGTCACCTTGCAGTCAGAAGCAGAACTGTGTGAGGGGAAGCCTGATTGTGTGACCTCCAAGAAGCGCTTGGTCCCTCCATTGCATCCTCTTCTGAGAATTGCCACTGCGGAGGTTTTTAAAGACCCTGCTGATTGCCACCCTTCTTCTTTCATGGGACACAGGGTGTATCCTGTGGCCAAGGACACCTCTCCTTTCCAGCCACATCCCCCAGCGGGGGGCCCCATCGTCGCAGCACTAGAGCACAGCAGAAGAGGAGACGCCACGTCGCCCCTGGACCCCACCTCAAAGGAGATGGAGGCCATGGGCTGCAGGTTCTACCACGCTGCTTCCATCGCGGCCCGAGCTGCCAGCTACATGGCCTACATGACGCAGTATCAGCGTAAACTCTGGGAAGACATGGAGGACCTGGTCCATGACCCTGAGTTTGATCGTGGAAAGGCACGATGTATCATATCTGATGGCATGGATGCAGGCCTTTGGCAGCTGTGTACTACCAGGGACATAATGGACTCTGTGGTCAGAGTTATGGCGATGGCAGTAGACTACAGGAGGCAGGCTTGGCTTCGGCTCACATCCCTCACAAAGAAGACCCAGGAGAAGATCTCACACTTGCCCTTTGATGGCACTTGCCTCTTTGGACAAGATGTGAATGCTGTTGTTGCAGAAGAAAACAGTGTGAAAGAAAATGACTATAAAGACCACAGTAGATATTATAACCAGCATCGATACTTCTATAGTCATGACCAGAAAGCACATTACCACAATCGAGGATACTCCAGAGGGGACTGGTACAAACCTCGAAACCACCCCTATAGATACAGAAAGAGGGGAGACTCTCCAGAACGCCACGGGTACAAGAATTAG